The Limanda limanda chromosome 13, fLimLim1.1, whole genome shotgun sequence genome has a window encoding:
- the iba57 gene encoding putative transferase CAF17 homolog, mitochondrial yields MAVWCFASRALTSSGRLGVYARKHTGRYLCVTSVPGASSAPLGTRVPRCEDTRDTTPVPGPFVCHQLSHRSLLKIQGPDTSPFLQGIITNDMGLLEEPGPGAMYSHMLNVQGRTLYDVMLYSLKEADPGHGIFLECDATVKDSILRHLKVYKIRRKVNISPCPELSVWAVLPQQNISGQEASQPELSSPEKTLVWEADPRTQEMGWRLVLDSKINPWDIIASCQKGDTEDYHRHRYAIGLPEGVKDLPPGVALPLESNLVYMQGISFSKGCYIGQELTARTHHTGVVRKRLMPVRLSAPLQDLEEGAAVQTQSGKPAGKHRAGIGELGLSLIRTAHANEVLTLKCSDDNTVTLKVSVPDWWPKDVEIN; encoded by the exons ATGGCGGTGTGGTGCTTCGCCAGCAGAGCGCTCACATCCAGCGGACGTCTCGGTGTTTACGCCAGAAAACACACCGGTCGGTATCTGTGCGTCACGTCTGTCCCCGGTGCCTCCTCCGCTCCACTAGGGACCCGAGTCCCGCGGTGTGAGGACACCCGGGACACGACACCTGTCCCGGGTCCGTTCGTGTGTCACCAGCTGTCTCACAGGAGCCTGCTGAAGATCCAGGGCCCGGACACGAGCCCCTTCCTCCAGGGGATCATCACCAACGACATGGGGCTGCTGGAGGAGCCGGGACCCGGAGCCATGTACTCGCACATGCTGAACGTCCAGGGGAGGACACTGTATGACGTCATGTTGTACAG TCTGAAAGAAGCTGATCCTGGACACGGCATTTTCCTGGAGTGTGATGCTACTGTCAAGGACTCGATCTTAAGACACTTGAAGGTGTACAAGATTCGGAGAAAGGTCAACATTAGCCCCTGTCCAGAACTCTCTGTTTGGGCGGTGCTCCCCCAGCAAAACATCTCTGGCCAGGAGGCCAGTCAACCTGAGCTGTCCTCCCCTGAAAAGACTCTGGTATGGGAGGCTGATCCTCGAACTCAGGAAATGGGCTGGAGGTTGGTGTTGGACAGTAAAATTAACCCTTGGGATATCATTGCATCATGTCAGAAAGGTGACACAGAGGATTATCACAGACATCGTTATGCAATAG GACTTCCAGAGGGAGTGAAGGACCTCCCTCCAGGGGTGGCACTGCCACTAGAATCAAATCTCGTCTACATGCAGGGCATCAGTTTTAGCAAAGGCTGCTACATCGGCCAGGAGCTCACAGCCAGAACCCATCACACGGGGGTGGTTAGGAAACGCCTGATGCCGGTGCGCTTGTCAGCTCCACTGCAGGACCTGGAGGAAGGAGCTGCAGTGCAAACGCAGTCAGGCAAGCCAGCTGGGAAGCACCGGGCAGGGATAGGAGAGCTGGGTCTGAGCCTAATCCGCACGGCTCATGCAAACGAGGTGTTGACACTCAAATGTTCTGATGACAACACAGTGACACTTAAGGTCTCTGTGCCAGACTGGTGGCCTAAAG